The following proteins come from a genomic window of Flavobacteriaceae bacterium MAR_2010_188:
- a CDS encoding Glycosyl transferase family 2: MLLTVITVNLNNKEGLLRTIKSVATQTYAPIEYIVIDGGSKDGSLEVIKEHDAIIGCYVNEPDDGIYNAMNKGIALSNGDYLLFLNSGDTFYSKNSLAHLMAANANNNFDLIYGNIEVKGTRDYIKKYPEKLDYDYFKTDTLPHPATLIKATKLRRNLFDESLKVVSDWKFFMIGVLKENFTYKYIDRTISIFHTDGLSSNNTEFVALEKTKVLKEEFYLRGLIKKLKNKLSRLQQKITNH, from the coding sequence ATGCTACTCACGGTAATCACGGTTAATTTAAATAATAAAGAGGGGCTTTTAAGGACTATTAAAAGTGTTGCGACGCAGACGTACGCCCCGATTGAATATATTGTAATTGATGGCGGTTCAAAAGATGGGAGCTTAGAGGTTATTAAAGAACATGATGCAATTATCGGTTGTTATGTAAATGAGCCAGATGATGGGATATATAATGCCATGAACAAGGGAATTGCATTAAGTAATGGCGATTATTTGCTATTTCTTAATAGTGGGGACACTTTTTACAGTAAAAATTCTCTAGCCCATCTTATGGCGGCCAATGCAAACAACAATTTTGACTTAATTTATGGAAATATAGAAGTTAAAGGAACACGGGATTATATAAAAAAATATCCGGAAAAACTGGATTATGATTATTTTAAAACGGACACCTTGCCCCATCCCGCAACTTTAATCAAAGCTACTAAACTTAGACGAAATCTTTTTGATGAAAGCTTAAAAGTAGTATCAGATTGGAAGTTCTTTATGATAGGAGTGCTAAAGGAAAACTTTACCTACAAATATATAGACCGGACCATCTCCATATTTCATACCGATGGACTGAGTAGCAATAATACTGAGTTCGTTGCCCTAGAGAAGACAAAGGTTTTAAAAGAAGAATTCTATCTTAGAGGTTTAATAAAGAAGCTAAAAAATAAATTATCTAGGTTACAACAGAAAATAACAAATCATTGA
- a CDS encoding Glycosyltransferase involved in cell wall bisynthesis, protein MNSKRTINTNPLVSVVIPCFNQAEFLEEALTSVLEQDYQNWECLLVNDGSDDNTEGICNKWIAKDPRFQYYAKKNSGLSATRNYGIVRSNGKYILPLDADDKISPNYLKECVSYLEGSQQLSLVYGKVEQFGTRTGPWELGEYSYLDLLAYNMIHCCAMYPKSKWKEVGGYDEKMRQGLEDWEFWIKLLENNGQAVLLSQITFHYRIKDVSMITLMDKKSFRETRAYVLKKHADIYMENLYDMVMEKRKFEGKISNVSFLYKKLFRTIFYKNHN, encoded by the coding sequence TTGAACTCCAAAAGAACTATAAATACGAATCCCCTCGTAAGCGTGGTGATCCCATGTTTTAACCAAGCTGAATTTTTGGAGGAAGCGCTTACATCGGTTTTAGAACAAGATTATCAAAATTGGGAATGTTTGCTGGTAAATGATGGGTCTGATGATAATACAGAAGGTATATGCAATAAATGGATTGCCAAAGATCCCCGTTTTCAATATTATGCTAAAAAGAATTCCGGTTTATCAGCAACCCGTAATTATGGGATCGTCCGGTCGAATGGAAAGTATATTTTACCATTAGATGCTGATGATAAAATCAGCCCGAACTACCTAAAGGAATGCGTATCTTACTTAGAAGGTAGCCAGCAACTCAGTTTGGTTTATGGTAAAGTAGAGCAGTTTGGGACCAGAACCGGACCTTGGGAGTTGGGAGAATATAGCTATTTGGATTTGTTGGCTTATAATATGATTCATTGCTGTGCCATGTACCCTAAGTCAAAATGGAAAGAAGTTGGAGGTTATGATGAGAAGATGAGGCAAGGATTAGAAGATTGGGAATTTTGGATAAAGCTTTTAGAAAACAATGGACAGGCCGTTCTTTTGAGCCAAATCACTTTTCATTACAGAATTAAAGATGTATCGATGATTACCCTAATGGATAAAAAGTCATTCAGAGAAACACGAGCTTATGTGTTAAAAAAGCATGCGGATATTTATATGGAAAATCTTTATGATATGGTAATGGAGAAAAGAAAATTTGAAGGGAAGATTAGTAATGTAAGCTTTTTGTACAAGAAATTATTTCGTACTATATTTTACAAGAATCACAATTAA
- a CDS encoding dolichol-phosphate mannosyltransferase, which translates to MKLSVIIPAYNESLSIKDTLEEINSVLISSKIDFELLVINDNSLDNTVAVIEEAMNTMPNLTYKTNYGPNGFGYAVRYGLESFSGDCVAIMMGDLSDSPYDLIKFYKKMVEGNYDCVYGSRFIKNGKVEDYPWLKRIINRMANLIIRMVMNIKYNDTTNAFKLYKRETIDGLKPFLAPHFNLTIELPLKAIIRGYTYTVLPNSWKNRKQGESKLKIREMGSRYFFILMYCFIEKFFSKGDFNKKW; encoded by the coding sequence ATGAAACTAAGTGTTATTATTCCAGCATATAATGAGTCTTTATCAATAAAGGATACGCTAGAAGAAATCAATTCAGTTTTAATTTCTTCTAAAATTGATTTTGAGCTTTTGGTTATAAATGATAACTCCTTAGATAATACAGTAGCAGTAATCGAAGAGGCCATGAACACTATGCCCAACCTAACTTATAAGACCAACTATGGCCCAAATGGATTTGGCTATGCTGTTAGATATGGTTTAGAAAGCTTTTCTGGAGATTGCGTTGCCATAATGATGGGTGACCTTTCCGATTCCCCTTATGATTTAATCAAGTTTTACAAAAAAATGGTAGAGGGTAATTATGATTGCGTATATGGCAGTAGATTTATCAAGAACGGAAAGGTAGAGGATTATCCGTGGTTGAAAAGAATAATAAATCGAATGGCTAACCTCATAATAAGAATGGTAATGAATATTAAATACAACGATACCACCAATGCGTTTAAATTGTATAAAAGAGAAACTATTGATGGACTTAAACCTTTTCTCGCTCCTCACTTTAATCTGACTATAGAATTACCCTTAAAGGCAATTATAAGAGGTTATACCTATACAGTTTTACCCAATTCTTGGAAGAATCGAAAACAAGGAGAATCGAAATTGAAAATAAGGGAAATGGGTAGTAGGTATTTCTTTATCCTGATGTATTGCTTTATAGAAAAGTTTTTTTCCAAGGGTGATTTTAATAAAAAATGGTGA
- a CDS encoding methyltransferase, FkbM family, translated as MSYWTKIIQGLIHFNEKIVFYPRLANFYKKELNKPNLKIIDVGANRGQSIDFFLKIQPNATIFAFEPNLALFDLLKNKYSKNSKIHLFNLGVSNANGELLFNENIMDETSSFEELNVDSKYLKQKAKILNVSVKNIIKKKYLVKTITLQKFLEENPGNHFDILKIDVEGHELSCLEGLFNSNSNILPINYIQLESHSDDMYIKNHNQHEVNQLLLKNNFEKISEIKHGFGDFTDMIYKYHR; from the coding sequence ATGAGTTATTGGACAAAAATAATACAAGGACTTATACATTTTAATGAAAAGATCGTGTTTTATCCTAGGCTTGCGAATTTTTACAAGAAAGAATTGAACAAGCCTAATCTTAAAATTATAGACGTTGGAGCCAATAGGGGTCAGTCTATAGATTTTTTCTTAAAGATACAGCCGAACGCAACTATATTTGCTTTTGAACCCAATCTGGCCCTCTTTGATTTACTTAAAAATAAATACTCAAAAAACTCTAAAATTCATCTTTTTAACTTAGGAGTAAGCAACGCAAATGGTGAATTGTTGTTTAATGAAAATATAATGGACGAAACCTCCTCTTTTGAAGAGCTGAATGTGGATTCAAAATACTTAAAGCAAAAAGCAAAAATTTTAAATGTATCAGTTAAAAACATTATAAAGAAAAAGTATCTCGTGAAGACGATTACTCTGCAAAAATTCCTAGAAGAGAATCCAGGTAATCATTTCGACATCTTAAAAATAGATGTTGAAGGACATGAACTTAGTTGTTTAGAAGGTCTTTTTAATAGTAATTCCAATATTCTTCCAATAAATTATATACAACTAGAAAGCCATAGCGATGATATGTATATAAAAAATCATAATCAACATGAGGTCAATCAGTTACTGTTAAAAAATAATTTTGAAAAAATTTCAGAAATAAAGCATGGCTTTGGTGATTTTACAGACATGATTTATAAATATCATCGATGA
- a CDS encoding CDP-paratose 2-epimerase: protein MSSVCIVTGSSGLIGSESVKFFASKFDLIVGIDNDMRAQFFGKDASTSWNTKLLKERYSNYNHHSVDIRNLEEISSIFKKYSSDIKLIIHTAAQPSHDWAAKEPFTDFSVNANGTLNLLEMTRLNCPDATFIFTSTNKVYGDTPNKLPLVELEQRWELDENHPYFTNGIDEQMSIDHTTHSLFGASKVAADVLVQEYGNYFGINTAIFRGGCLTGPSHSGTQLHGFLSYLMKCAINGNHYTVFGYKGKQVRDNIHSFDLVNMFWHFYHSPRKGEVYNAGGGRFSNCSMKEAINMCERISGKKMNYDYSDTNRIGDHIWYISDVSKFKKHYPAWNWTYNIEDILVQIHDNFSKSV, encoded by the coding sequence ATGAGTTCAGTTTGTATTGTTACAGGGTCATCTGGCCTAATTGGAAGTGAATCGGTTAAATTTTTTGCCTCAAAGTTTGATTTAATTGTTGGGATAGATAATGATATGCGAGCACAATTTTTTGGTAAGGATGCATCTACGTCCTGGAACACAAAATTGTTGAAAGAAAGGTATTCCAATTACAACCATCATTCCGTAGATATTAGAAATCTTGAGGAAATATCATCAATTTTTAAAAAATATTCTTCAGATATCAAACTTATTATTCACACCGCTGCACAGCCCAGTCACGATTGGGCAGCCAAGGAACCGTTTACTGATTTTTCAGTAAATGCTAATGGAACATTGAATCTATTAGAAATGACGAGATTAAATTGTCCAGATGCTACCTTTATTTTTACATCAACTAATAAAGTTTATGGAGATACCCCAAACAAACTGCCGTTAGTTGAGTTGGAGCAACGCTGGGAATTGGATGAGAATCACCCTTATTTTACAAATGGAATAGATGAGCAGATGAGTATCGACCACACTACACATTCACTTTTTGGAGCATCCAAAGTAGCGGCAGATGTTCTTGTACAAGAATATGGAAATTATTTTGGTATCAATACTGCTATTTTTAGAGGTGGCTGCCTTACCGGACCTAGTCATTCTGGAACCCAATTGCACGGATTTTTGTCCTATCTCATGAAATGTGCAATCAACGGAAATCATTATACTGTCTTTGGTTATAAGGGCAAGCAGGTTCGGGATAATATACATTCATTCGATTTAGTGAACATGTTTTGGCACTTCTATCATTCTCCAAGAAAAGGAGAAGTATATAATGCCGGTGGCGGGCGGTTCTCCAATTGCTCTATGAAAGAAGCTATAAATATGTGCGAAAGAATAAGTGGCAAAAAGATGAATTATGATTATTCAGATACCAATAGGATAGGTGATCATATTTGGTATATCAGTGATGTGTCCAAATTTAAAAAGCATTATCCAGCTTGGAACTGGACCTACAATATCGAAGATATCTTGGTACAAATTCACGATAATTTCTCCAAGAGCGTATGA
- a CDS encoding CDP-paratose 2-epimerase — MKILITGGAGFVGSSLCLHLKRKYPYYQILAFDNLKRRGSEINLVELKKHEIGFIHGDIRNKEDLELIGEFDVMVEASAEPSVLSGLNSNPSYVIQNNLIGAINCFEICNKYKAKLVFLSTSRIYPFDVIESANFEETNTRFTFSDNQTISGISSKGISEELNLSGIRSFYGATKLAAELLIMEYSEFQNMEAAVTRFGVIAGPRQMGKTDQGIASLWMAKHYFNQPLSYIGFGGTGKQVRDLLHIEDAVELLDFQIHNIVKFIGKVFNAGGGIDNSLSLYEMTLLCEKISGNKITINSDTTNRAADLKIFISDNRKIETEIGWRPKKDVTIIFRDIFKWIRKNEHLLKPIFC; from the coding sequence ATGAAAATTCTAATTACCGGAGGTGCAGGATTTGTAGGGTCCTCATTATGTTTACATCTCAAAAGAAAATATCCTTATTATCAAATCTTAGCGTTCGATAATTTAAAACGTCGTGGTTCTGAAATTAATTTAGTTGAGTTAAAAAAACACGAGATTGGTTTCATCCATGGGGATATTAGGAACAAGGAAGATTTAGAGTTAATAGGTGAATTTGATGTTATGGTAGAGGCTTCTGCCGAACCTTCTGTCCTATCTGGTCTTAACTCCAACCCTTCTTATGTTATACAAAATAATCTAATCGGCGCGATAAATTGTTTTGAAATATGTAATAAATATAAAGCCAAATTAGTATTTCTTTCTACTAGCCGGATATATCCGTTTGATGTCATCGAATCCGCGAACTTTGAGGAAACCAATACCCGTTTTACATTTTCAGACAATCAGACAATTTCTGGCATTTCTTCTAAGGGTATTTCTGAAGAATTAAATTTATCCGGTATCCGGTCGTTTTACGGAGCCACCAAATTAGCAGCTGAACTTTTGATTATGGAATATAGCGAATTTCAAAATATGGAGGCGGCCGTTACAAGATTTGGAGTTATCGCTGGGCCAAGACAAATGGGTAAAACGGATCAAGGCATAGCATCTTTATGGATGGCAAAGCATTACTTTAATCAGCCTCTATCTTATATCGGTTTTGGGGGCACAGGTAAACAAGTAAGAGATTTACTGCACATTGAGGATGCTGTGGAACTTTTAGATTTTCAAATTCATAATATTGTAAAATTTATAGGTAAGGTCTTTAATGCTGGTGGAGGAATAGATAATAGTTTGTCGCTATATGAAATGACTTTATTATGCGAAAAAATTTCAGGGAATAAGATTACAATTAATTCAGATACAACGAATAGAGCAGCAGATTTGAAAATTTTCATCTCGGATAATAGAAAAATTGAAACCGAAATTGGTTGGAGGCCAAAGAAAGATGTTACTATAATTTTCAGAGATATATTTAAATGGATACGGAAAAATGAGCATCTTTTAAAACCAATATTTTGCTAA
- a CDS encoding Glycosyltransferase involved in cell wall bisynthesis, with amino-acid sequence MNYPLISICIPTYNGARYISEAMDSAINQNFPNLEIIVSDDASTDSTLEIVEDFKNKSKIPIYIFHHKPNGIGANWNNCIKKANGEYIKFLFQDDILESECVKEMFRIYYLNNIDLLCCKREFKVERSFISNDSESWINTYRNLQETLDLEWKDDLAIIDKSIFKSSKLLSSPINKFGEPSVMFFKKSLIDRIGYFKEDLNQVLDYELCYRILIQGNIGISKKELVKFRLHSQQATVKNKSNEIYVRDHEILRKLLYSEYLELLNPELKKQLRRSYNPLVSAGYDFIDFLKHTKNYKF; translated from the coding sequence ATGAATTACCCCTTAATTTCAATTTGTATTCCCACATATAACGGTGCGCGTTATATTTCGGAAGCTATGGATTCGGCGATAAATCAAAATTTCCCAAATCTTGAGATAATAGTCTCGGACGATGCTTCCACAGATAGCACCTTAGAAATTGTTGAAGATTTTAAGAATAAATCCAAAATACCCATTTATATTTTTCATCATAAACCGAATGGAATTGGTGCAAATTGGAACAATTGTATAAAGAAAGCAAATGGCGAGTATATCAAATTTCTGTTTCAAGATGATATATTAGAATCAGAGTGTGTTAAAGAGATGTTTCGAATCTATTACCTTAACAACATTGATTTATTATGTTGTAAAAGAGAATTTAAAGTTGAAAGATCTTTTATATCTAACGACTCAGAATCATGGATAAATACCTATAGAAATTTACAAGAAACACTAGACTTAGAATGGAAAGATGATTTAGCGATAATAGATAAATCAATTTTCAAATCATCAAAATTACTTAGTAGTCCTATAAATAAGTTTGGTGAACCTTCGGTTATGTTTTTTAAAAAGAGCTTGATAGATAGAATAGGTTATTTTAAAGAAGATTTAAATCAGGTTCTGGATTATGAATTATGCTATCGTATATTGATACAAGGGAACATCGGGATTTCTAAGAAAGAATTGGTAAAATTTAGATTGCATTCTCAACAGGCTACGGTTAAAAATAAATCAAACGAGATATATGTAAGAGATCATGAAATACTACGTAAGTTGCTGTATAGTGAGTATTTAGAATTATTAAATCCCGAACTAAAAAAACAGCTTAGAAGGAGCTACAACCCACTTGTATCCGCGGGATATGATTTTATTGATTTCCTTAAACATACAAAAAACTACAAATTTTAG